The following proteins are co-located in the bacterium BMS3Abin02 genome:
- the glgC gene encoding glucose-1-phosphate adenylyltransferase yields the protein MIPRVLAIVLAGGEGSRLFPLTRDRAKPAVPFGGGYRLVDFVLSNLVNAGFRRIVVLTQYKSHSLDRHLAQTWRLSPLLGSYVAAVPAQMRRGPQWFAGSADAIYQNLNLIEDERPDHVLVFGADHIYRMDPRQMLEQHIDTGAGVTVAGIPVPIEEASEFGIIDASEDAKIRNFVEKPEQPPSMPGDPTRAFASMGNYVFHTKTMLKALREDADDQDSRHDLGGNIIPKLTERGEAYVYDFAGNRVPGQTDRERGYWRDVGTLDTYYEASMDLIAVNPVFDMYNERWPILTWDFPRPPAKFVHNVEGRRGRALNSLVANGTIISGAVIRQSVVSSRVRVHSYATVEQSVLFEGVSVGRGAVVRRAIIDKNVQVPDGFQIGVDPAKDAERFTVSHGGVVVIGKGGRL from the coding sequence ATGATCCCTCGGGTTCTCGCCATCGTTCTTGCCGGAGGCGAGGGAAGCCGCCTCTTCCCGCTGACACGCGATCGTGCCAAGCCCGCCGTACCGTTCGGTGGTGGGTACCGTCTCGTGGACTTCGTCCTGTCGAACCTCGTCAATGCGGGCTTTCGCAGAATCGTGGTCCTGACCCAGTACAAGAGTCACAGTCTGGACCGCCACCTCGCTCAGACGTGGAGGTTGTCTCCGCTCCTCGGCAGCTATGTCGCCGCCGTTCCGGCTCAGATGCGGCGGGGACCGCAGTGGTTTGCAGGTTCTGCCGACGCGATCTACCAGAACCTGAACTTGATCGAAGATGAGCGTCCGGACCATGTGCTCGTGTTTGGTGCTGATCACATCTACCGGATGGATCCCCGACAAATGCTCGAACAGCACATCGACACAGGGGCAGGGGTCACCGTCGCGGGCATCCCGGTACCGATCGAAGAAGCGAGTGAGTTCGGGATCATCGACGCGTCCGAAGATGCCAAGATCCGAAATTTCGTCGAGAAACCGGAGCAACCGCCGTCGATGCCGGGCGATCCGACACGTGCGTTCGCGTCGATGGGCAACTACGTCTTTCATACCAAGACGATGCTGAAAGCACTGAGGGAGGATGCGGACGATCAGGACTCACGACATGATCTGGGCGGCAACATCATCCCGAAGCTGACCGAGCGTGGTGAGGCGTACGTCTACGACTTCGCAGGCAACCGCGTCCCCGGCCAGACGGATCGAGAACGCGGGTATTGGCGAGATGTCGGCACGTTGGACACGTACTACGAAGCCAGCATGGACCTCATCGCCGTCAACCCGGTGTTCGACATGTACAACGAACGCTGGCCGATCCTCACGTGGGACTTCCCTCGTCCTCCTGCGAAGTTCGTCCACAATGTCGAAGGTCGTCGTGGCAGGGCACTGAACTCCCTCGTGGCCAACGGGACGATCATTTCGGGAGCGGTGATCCGCCAGTCTGTGGTTTCTTCGAGGGTGCGGGTGCATTCGTATGCGACGGTTGAGCAGTCGGTTCTCTTCGAGGGTGTGAGCGTCGGTCGCGGTGCCGTCGTGAGGAGAGCGATCATCGACAAGAACGTCCAGGTTCCGGACGGATTCCAGATCGGCGTCGACCCGGCCAAGGATGCCGAACGGTTCACCGTGTCACACGGAGGGGTCGTGGTGATTGGCAAAGGCGGTCGCCTTTGA
- a CDS encoding CDP-alcohol phosphatidyltransferase produces MSDSPSHERVNDILLGPLERPALRWFSEHMPERMTPDTLTLIGIVGSLMTFGGYWASNASPWFLWLASFGLVVNWFGDSLDGTIARYRHIERPKYGYFVDHAVDGVSETLVALGLGLSPYVSFNVAAVALVGYLLLSIYVYLTTYVRGVFQISYGRFGPTEVRVLIIGFNALLFFGPIPRISTVFGTVGVYDLVIGALAAILIVIFVVSVIREARNLAVEDTGRH; encoded by the coding sequence ATGAGCGACTCCCCGTCCCACGAGCGAGTCAACGACATCCTGCTCGGACCGCTCGAGCGTCCAGCGTTGCGCTGGTTCTCCGAGCATATGCCCGAGCGGATGACACCCGACACTCTCACGCTGATCGGCATCGTCGGATCGCTGATGACCTTCGGTGGATACTGGGCCAGCAACGCATCGCCATGGTTCCTGTGGCTCGCCAGTTTCGGCCTCGTCGTGAACTGGTTCGGGGATTCCCTCGACGGAACGATCGCACGGTACCGGCACATCGAACGACCCAAGTACGGATACTTCGTCGACCATGCCGTCGACGGCGTGAGTGAAACGCTGGTGGCGCTCGGTCTTGGGCTTTCTCCCTACGTGTCGTTCAACGTTGCCGCCGTCGCACTGGTCGGCTACCTGCTCCTTTCCATCTACGTGTACCTGACAACGTACGTGCGGGGCGTGTTCCAGATCTCATACGGACGGTTCGGACCCACCGAGGTGCGAGTCCTCATCATCGGGTTCAACGCTCTACTCTTCTTCGGTCCGATTCCCCGCATCAGCACCGTGTTTGGTACCGTCGGGGTCTACGACCTGGTGATTGGGGCTCTCGCTGCGATCCTGATCGTCATCTTCGTCGTGTCGGTGATCCGGGAAGCACGAAATCTCGCCGTGGAGGACACAGGAAGGCATTGA
- a CDS encoding lipid A biosynthesis lauroyl acyltransferase — translation MNLQQFLVTGTGTRLAMRLSALVPRRFGHTVLRGVTRRIARRNSSLTRTIRANLAVVLDTTPDDPRLDSYVHEVLFHSASGSYDFFRALGGTIEENRRLVEMPQTIWEVLDPANRPGRGILVVGPHVSTLDLAGMGFAACPRSDAYDIQVLSYALPPSGYELMNDLRTTEGLILTPSSGDAMREAAQRLRNGGVVFTSVDRPPPRRKRAQTARFFGKDARLWDGFARLAVSTDALLQIVWVERTPDGRYRLNVGRQIDPLKIEGDDVAAALWRETLDEVENIIRAHPEQWLMFFPVWPDAEEAE, via the coding sequence GTGAACCTTCAGCAGTTCCTCGTCACCGGCACCGGCACCAGACTCGCCATGCGTCTCAGTGCTCTCGTTCCACGCCGGTTCGGTCACACCGTCCTCAGAGGAGTCACCCGCCGGATTGCCCGCCGCAACTCGTCACTCACACGAACGATTCGCGCCAACCTTGCAGTCGTCCTCGACACCACTCCCGACGACCCTCGACTCGACTCCTATGTGCACGAGGTCCTGTTCCACTCGGCGAGCGGAAGCTACGACTTCTTCCGTGCCCTCGGAGGGACCATCGAAGAGAACCGCAGGCTCGTCGAGATGCCGCAGACGATCTGGGAGGTTCTCGACCCGGCCAACCGTCCCGGCCGGGGAATCCTCGTCGTGGGCCCACACGTGAGCACCCTGGATCTCGCAGGGATGGGGTTCGCCGCCTGCCCCCGTTCTGACGCATACGACATCCAGGTTCTCTCCTACGCTCTCCCCCCGTCCGGCTATGAGCTCATGAACGACCTGCGAACGACCGAAGGGCTCATCCTCACCCCGTCTTCTGGCGATGCCATGCGAGAGGCCGCCCAGCGGCTTCGCAACGGCGGTGTCGTGTTCACATCGGTCGACCGGCCACCGCCCCGCAGGAAACGCGCGCAGACAGCAAGGTTCTTCGGCAAGGACGCCCGCCTGTGGGACGGGTTTGCCAGGCTCGCGGTATCGACCGACGCTCTGCTGCAGATCGTCTGGGTGGAACGAACCCCCGATGGCCGGTACCGTCTCAACGTCGGAAGACAGATCGATCCACTGAAGATTGAAGGGGACGACGTGGCTGCTGCACTGTGGCGTGAGACGCTCGACGAGGTGGAGAACATCATTCGTGCCCACCCTGAGCAGTGGTTGATGTTCTTCCCGGTGTGGCCGGATGCGGAGGAGGCCGAATGA
- a CDS encoding fatty acid biosynthesis transcriptional regulator → MREPATHLHIDRRFCGSPRLLEEGRAEVRMTTIEAMAVDDRGLVHGGFVFGLADYAAMLAVNDPNVVLGGADVRFSAPVRVGDEVLATATMTSAVGRSRKVEVTVDRDEETVMKGVFTCFVLDHHVLGGDDDARR, encoded by the coding sequence ATGAGAGAACCTGCCACGCATCTGCACATCGATCGCCGGTTCTGCGGTTCGCCTCGGCTGCTCGAAGAAGGGCGGGCCGAAGTTCGAATGACAACCATTGAAGCCATGGCCGTCGATGATCGGGGACTTGTCCACGGCGGGTTCGTGTTCGGACTGGCCGACTATGCGGCGATGCTGGCCGTGAACGATCCGAATGTCGTGCTGGGAGGCGCCGATGTCCGCTTCAGCGCCCCGGTGCGGGTTGGCGACGAGGTCCTGGCGACGGCCACGATGACCTCGGCCGTTGGGCGGAGCCGAAAAGTCGAAGTGACCGTGGATCGCGACGAAGAGACCGTGATGAAAGGTGTGTTCACCTGTTTCGTTCTCGACCATCACGTCCTGGGAGGAGACGACGATGCACGGCGGTGA
- the ilvG gene encoding acetolactate synthase large subunit IlvG gives MHGGDRIARVLAGHRVGTLFTLCGGHISPILSGAKTAGIRVVDTRHEAAAVFGADATARLTGVPGVAAVTAGPGVTNALTAIQNASLAQSPVVVLGGAVATALKGRGALQDIDQASVVRPHVKELFRARRVRDLEPMLTEAFRVAESDVPGPVFVEVPVDLLYAEQTVRELYVSGGAPKNLAGRLTRRYLQWHVDRLFSDMDGNFTTHPARVPVPLNVQVERAAKVVAKASRPVLVVGSGAMLLPREAGDVAAAVEALGMPTWLAGMARGLLGVRHPLHVRHRRREALREADLVVLAGMPIDFRLDYGRVIGRDANLVTAGRDGRWLSKNRTPTVTVPGDAGRFLQQLAELAAGRRSDGWLEQLRRRDVERDAEIDRQGGQPVDPINPLRLLQRIDAAMADDSIVVADGGDFVASAAYILWPRGPLRWLDPGVFGTLGVGAGFAMAAALAQPNAEVWLLYGDGAAGFSLMEFDTFARHGLGVIAVIGNDAGWTQIARDQVTILGDDVGTVLAPTDYHTVAEGLGGAGFLLDDPADVDGVLAEAKAVAASGRPVLINARIGRTEFRRGSMSM, from the coding sequence ATGCACGGCGGTGACCGCATCGCTCGGGTACTGGCCGGCCATCGGGTCGGAACATTGTTCACTCTGTGTGGGGGCCACATCTCGCCGATCCTGTCCGGCGCGAAGACCGCCGGCATCCGTGTCGTCGATACGCGGCACGAGGCGGCAGCGGTCTTCGGTGCCGATGCCACGGCTCGACTGACCGGTGTGCCCGGCGTCGCTGCGGTGACCGCCGGGCCCGGCGTCACCAACGCGTTGACAGCCATCCAGAATGCCTCCCTGGCCCAGTCCCCGGTGGTGGTGCTCGGTGGCGCCGTCGCAACGGCCCTGAAGGGCAGGGGGGCGCTGCAGGACATCGACCAGGCTTCCGTCGTCCGCCCGCACGTCAAGGAGCTGTTCAGGGCCCGCCGGGTGCGGGATCTCGAACCGATGCTGACCGAGGCGTTCCGGGTCGCCGAATCGGACGTGCCGGGCCCGGTATTCGTGGAGGTGCCCGTCGACCTCTTGTATGCCGAGCAGACAGTCCGCGAGCTATACGTGTCGGGAGGTGCGCCGAAGAACCTCGCCGGTCGGCTGACCCGCCGCTACCTGCAGTGGCACGTCGACCGACTCTTCTCCGACATGGACGGAAACTTCACAACCCATCCGGCTCGTGTCCCTGTGCCTCTGAACGTGCAGGTGGAGCGGGCCGCGAAGGTGGTCGCGAAGGCGAGCCGCCCGGTTCTGGTCGTGGGCAGTGGGGCAATGCTGCTTCCCCGAGAGGCCGGTGATGTGGCCGCTGCCGTAGAGGCCTTGGGCATGCCCACATGGCTGGCGGGGATGGCCCGCGGCCTGCTCGGTGTGCGCCATCCGTTACACGTGCGTCATCGACGTCGCGAGGCGCTGCGAGAGGCCGACCTGGTGGTCCTCGCCGGCATGCCGATCGACTTCCGGCTCGACTACGGACGAGTGATCGGCCGCGACGCGAACCTGGTTACGGCCGGCAGGGACGGACGTTGGCTGTCGAAGAACCGCACCCCGACGGTGACGGTCCCCGGCGACGCCGGACGTTTTCTTCAGCAGCTCGCGGAGCTCGCAGCAGGGCGTCGTTCCGACGGGTGGCTGGAGCAACTCCGGCGCCGGGACGTCGAGAGGGACGCCGAGATCGATCGACAAGGCGGACAACCGGTCGACCCGATCAACCCCCTCAGGTTGCTCCAACGCATCGACGCGGCGATGGCGGACGACAGCATCGTCGTCGCCGACGGCGGCGACTTCGTGGCGTCGGCGGCGTACATCCTGTGGCCGCGAGGTCCGCTGCGGTGGCTGGATCCCGGTGTCTTCGGGACGCTCGGGGTCGGTGCCGGGTTCGCGATGGCCGCGGCGCTGGCGCAACCGAACGCGGAAGTCTGGTTGCTGTACGGGGATGGTGCCGCAGGGTTCAGCCTCATGGAGTTCGACACGTTCGCTCGTCACGGACTTGGGGTCATCGCCGTGATTGGAAACGATGCCGGATGGACCCAGATCGCCCGCGATCAGGTGACGATTCTCGGCGACGATGTCGGCACGGTGCTGGCGCCTACGGACTATCACACGGTCGCAGAAGGTCTGGGCGGGGCGGGGTTCCTGCTCGACGATCCGGCTGACGTCGATGGCGTGCTCGCCGAGGCGAAAGCGGTGGCCGCGTCCGGTCGGCCGGTGCTGATCAACGCCCGCATCGGCAGGACGGAGTTCCGCAGAGGTTCGATGTCGATGTGA
- the ftsH_3 gene encoding ATP-dependent zinc metalloprotease FtsH, with product MRFTVRTGTDPIAGADATLLSAMGLPGGGVLQVGETHTIVRPADLSEITALRLGPETLTNAGVTAGQAIEAKRVMLPTAEVVMIAGDELPLDARTLVHALQGRPVTPGDMLAVDPSYADGDSHPVTLRIATVSPGPAGIVTAATRFVPESSAVPPIPAAPARRARDVAALAGLDEELETLTGWLTLLTSPNDLPTAWGLPKVAGVQLEGPTGCGKSELVGAAAAAAGATVTEVNLNLVFKPDRLLTMLEQAVKLAARPAVLFVDRVEAVAGEEGLAPFRTQVAAILRWFLDAVAERSGVACVLGVTSAATLEDTLAGSALLPRTLTIPPPDLQRRRLMFEAATERIPSKDLDFELLAARSAGFSGADITAAVVHASALATRRGGQLTTDLLLEAVESTVPSLGSVPMGEVPSYGFEKVANLSDVKQRLTESVIWPVTSPDRFERLGIDPPRGVLLYGPPGTGKTFVVRALAHESSAAFFPIKGAELLDKFVGESERGVREVFARARAAAPAILFFDELDALAPVRGRSTTSVTDSVVAALLTEMDGVAERGDVAVIGATNRRDLIDPALLRAGRFEVHVELGLPQVDARRALLGLSDVPFAADVDLDELARRADGLSFADLAGMLREAALTVLREGKSELIVDWPELDGALGRYGRS from the coding sequence ATGCGTTTCACCGTCCGTACCGGCACCGATCCGATTGCGGGTGCCGACGCGACACTGCTGTCGGCCATGGGTCTGCCCGGTGGAGGTGTGCTCCAGGTCGGTGAGACCCACACGATCGTACGTCCCGCCGACCTGTCCGAGATCACCGCGCTGCGGCTTGGTCCGGAGACGCTCACGAATGCCGGCGTCACCGCCGGCCAGGCGATCGAGGCCAAACGGGTGATGCTGCCCACGGCAGAAGTGGTCATGATCGCCGGTGACGAACTGCCTCTCGACGCCCGCACGCTCGTACACGCGTTGCAGGGCCGACCGGTCACTCCGGGTGACATGCTTGCCGTCGACCCTTCCTACGCGGATGGCGACAGCCATCCGGTGACTCTACGGATCGCGACGGTCTCCCCCGGCCCTGCAGGAATCGTGACCGCCGCTACCCGGTTCGTGCCCGAGTCGAGCGCCGTTCCGCCCATACCGGCGGCGCCGGCGCGTCGTGCCCGGGACGTGGCGGCCCTCGCCGGTCTCGACGAGGAGTTGGAGACGCTCACCGGATGGCTGACATTGCTGACGTCGCCGAACGACCTGCCGACGGCGTGGGGCCTGCCAAAGGTCGCCGGTGTGCAGCTGGAAGGACCGACGGGATGCGGCAAGTCCGAGCTGGTGGGCGCCGCCGCAGCTGCGGCCGGCGCCACGGTGACCGAGGTGAACCTCAACCTGGTCTTCAAACCGGATCGGCTGTTGACGATGCTCGAGCAGGCGGTGAAGCTGGCCGCCCGACCGGCGGTGCTGTTCGTCGACCGAGTGGAGGCGGTCGCCGGTGAAGAGGGGTTGGCGCCATTCCGTACTCAGGTGGCGGCAATTCTGCGTTGGTTCCTCGACGCGGTGGCGGAGCGGTCCGGCGTTGCGTGCGTCCTGGGTGTGACGTCGGCTGCAACGCTGGAGGACACGCTGGCAGGCTCGGCGCTGCTCCCCCGCACGCTGACCATCCCACCGCCGGATCTGCAGCGGCGCCGACTGATGTTCGAAGCGGCAACGGAGCGGATACCGTCGAAGGACCTCGACTTCGAGCTGTTGGCAGCTCGGTCGGCCGGGTTCTCGGGTGCGGACATCACCGCGGCGGTGGTCCACGCGTCGGCGCTGGCGACGCGCCGCGGCGGGCAGTTGACGACCGACCTGCTCCTCGAGGCGGTCGAGTCAACCGTGCCGTCGCTCGGGTCGGTGCCGATGGGCGAGGTGCCGTCGTACGGGTTCGAGAAGGTGGCGAACCTCTCAGACGTGAAACAACGGTTGACGGAGTCCGTGATCTGGCCTGTCACCAGCCCCGACCGGTTTGAGCGGCTCGGGATCGACCCACCCCGAGGAGTGCTGCTGTACGGGCCACCGGGGACGGGCAAGACCTTCGTCGTGCGAGCGTTGGCGCACGAGTCCAGTGCGGCGTTCTTCCCGATCAAGGGTGCGGAGCTGTTGGACAAGTTCGTCGGAGAGTCCGAGCGTGGAGTCAGGGAAGTCTTTGCCCGGGCGAGAGCGGCTGCGCCGGCGATCCTGTTCTTCGACGAACTCGACGCACTGGCGCCTGTGCGGGGACGTTCGACCACCTCGGTGACCGATTCGGTGGTGGCAGCGCTCCTGACCGAGATGGACGGCGTCGCCGAACGTGGCGACGTGGCGGTGATCGGCGCGACGAACCGTCGGGACCTGATCGACCCGGCGCTGCTGCGAGCCGGAAGGTTCGAGGTGCACGTGGAACTGGGCCTGCCGCAGGTCGACGCCCGCCGGGCCCTGCTGGGCCTGTCGGATGTGCCCTTTGCCGCCGACGTGGACCTGGATGAGCTGGCCAGGCGCGCCGACGGTCTGTCGTTCGCCGACCTGGCCGGGATGCTCCGCGAAGCCGCCTTGACCGTGCTGCGGGAAGGCAAGAGCGAGCTGATCGTCGACTGGCCGGAGTTGGATGGTGCACTGGGTCGATACGGCCGGTCGTAG
- the uvrC_1 gene encoding UvrABC system protein C, producing the protein MTLAMQRSFDEMGAPLCDVPFCVLDLETTGTTPPDCAITEIGAVLYRGGEEIGSFQTLIDPGCEIPPFITVLTGITHAMVIDAPKIDEVFPAFLEFLGGAVIVGHNVRFDLSFLNAAALDLGYGKLGNRWVDTLGLARRLVRKEVRNFKLATLAAHFRAPTKPTHRALEDARATAWILHRLLERAGTLGVTALEDLLQLPTARGSEHYAKIRLTDALPRRPGVYLFHDRVDTVFYVGKAKNLRTRVRSYFYGDHRRTVTTMLQELDRIEHRVCATELEAEITELRLIHAHRPRHNRRSKPPKSSHWVKLTKEAFPRLSLVRTQREDGLAYLGPFRSRRSAELVMTAIWEALPIRRCTARPGKRDGQCAAAQLGVSMCPCDGSLSEAEYAPIVEHLRRGIAVDPSLLLDPLAEKMSDMAALRRFEEAAWARDRYRALARALQRRREWQALNRAGLLRVESDTGDGALIERGRLVLAWNGTTGPALTSATAGLDDDWPPTPPSVRIAEETHLIWRWLTGTRVRLLDASGSLALPRRPIPKPSLADVGSHR; encoded by the coding sequence GTGACCCTCGCGATGCAGCGCAGTTTCGACGAGATGGGCGCACCGTTGTGCGACGTACCGTTCTGTGTCCTCGACCTCGAAACCACCGGCACGACGCCGCCAGACTGCGCGATCACCGAGATCGGCGCCGTCCTGTATCGAGGTGGCGAAGAGATCGGGTCGTTCCAGACCCTCATCGATCCGGGATGCGAGATCCCTCCGTTCATCACCGTCCTGACGGGAATCACCCACGCGATGGTGATCGATGCTCCCAAGATCGACGAAGTGTTCCCCGCGTTCCTCGAGTTCCTCGGCGGAGCAGTGATCGTTGGACACAATGTCCGCTTCGACCTGTCGTTCCTCAACGCCGCAGCACTCGATCTCGGATACGGGAAGCTCGGCAACCGGTGGGTGGACACATTGGGTCTGGCGCGCCGCCTCGTGCGGAAGGAGGTTCGCAACTTCAAGTTGGCGACGCTTGCCGCACATTTTCGCGCGCCGACAAAACCTACCCATCGTGCGCTGGAAGACGCAAGAGCCACTGCCTGGATTCTGCATCGTCTGCTCGAGCGAGCGGGAACGCTCGGCGTGACCGCCCTCGAGGATCTCCTCCAACTCCCGACGGCACGCGGGTCCGAACACTATGCGAAGATCCGTCTGACCGATGCGCTACCCCGCCGGCCCGGTGTCTACCTGTTTCACGATCGCGTCGACACCGTCTTCTACGTCGGCAAGGCCAAGAACCTGAGAACGAGAGTCCGCAGCTATTTCTATGGCGATCATCGCCGGACCGTGACGACGATGCTGCAGGAACTCGACAGGATCGAGCATCGTGTCTGCGCGACCGAACTCGAGGCCGAGATCACCGAACTCCGGCTGATCCACGCCCACCGGCCTCGCCACAATCGCCGCTCGAAGCCGCCAAAGTCATCACATTGGGTCAAACTGACCAAGGAAGCCTTTCCTCGCCTGTCACTCGTGCGGACCCAACGAGAGGATGGTCTGGCCTACCTTGGCCCCTTCCGAAGCCGGCGAAGTGCCGAACTCGTGATGACCGCCATCTGGGAGGCCCTGCCGATTCGGCGCTGCACCGCCCGGCCGGGCAAACGTGACGGACAGTGCGCCGCCGCTCAACTGGGTGTGTCGATGTGCCCGTGTGACGGAAGCCTCTCGGAGGCCGAGTACGCGCCGATCGTCGAGCACCTCCGTCGAGGTATCGCTGTCGATCCTTCCCTGCTCCTCGACCCGCTTGCTGAAAAGATGTCGGACATGGCGGCGCTCCGGCGCTTCGAGGAAGCCGCCTGGGCTCGAGACCGGTACCGTGCCCTCGCGAGGGCGTTGCAGCGCCGCCGTGAGTGGCAGGCGCTGAACAGGGCCGGACTGCTCCGGGTGGAATCCGACACCGGCGACGGTGCCCTCATCGAACGCGGCCGTCTCGTCCTCGCGTGGAACGGAACGACCGGTCCGGCCCTCACCTCTGCGACCGCCGGCCTCGACGACGACTGGCCACCGACGCCACCGTCGGTCCGGATTGCAGAGGAGACGCACCTCATATGGCGATGGCTCACCGGCACTCGCGTTCGCCTCCTGGACGCCTCAGGGTCGCTGGCACTGCCGCGTAGGCCGATCCCGAAGCCTTCTTTGGCGGACGTCGGCTCTCATCGCTGA
- the aviRb gene encoding 23S rRNA (uridine(2479)-2'-O)-methyltransferase, with protein MTEPRITSTQNPRVKHLVRLRNRRHRDAEGLFTIEGYRELARAIESGIQLEEVAYCPPLFLGANEHSLLEAAGVAGARLVEFAEDPFRKVSYRDRPEGLIGLARQFPTELDRIELNENPLVLVVESIEKPGNLGTMLRTADAAGVDAVIVSDPTTDPFNPNVVRASLGCLFLVPLAVASSTETSVWLAARDVKTFAATPAAERLHWEADYRGPSALVIGSEQYGLSETWLKSTDEAVRIPMLGDADSLNAAMAAGVMLYEAVRQRSTRRQPTTDNR; from the coding sequence ATGACCGAACCTCGCATCACCTCGACCCAGAACCCACGGGTCAAGCACCTCGTGCGGCTCCGTAACCGACGTCATCGTGATGCCGAGGGACTCTTCACGATCGAGGGATATCGAGAACTCGCCCGGGCGATCGAATCCGGCATCCAACTCGAAGAAGTCGCCTACTGCCCTCCGCTGTTTCTTGGCGCGAATGAGCACTCTCTCCTCGAGGCTGCCGGGGTCGCCGGCGCTCGCCTCGTCGAGTTTGCTGAAGACCCTTTCCGTAAGGTCAGCTACCGGGACCGACCGGAAGGCCTCATCGGCCTTGCCCGACAGTTTCCGACGGAACTGGACCGCATCGAGCTGAACGAGAACCCACTCGTTCTGGTCGTCGAGTCGATCGAGAAGCCTGGAAACCTCGGCACGATGCTGAGAACCGCTGATGCCGCAGGCGTCGATGCAGTGATCGTCTCCGACCCGACGACCGACCCGTTCAATCCGAATGTCGTACGGGCATCGCTGGGATGTCTGTTCCTCGTGCCGCTGGCCGTCGCATCGAGCACCGAGACGTCGGTATGGCTCGCAGCGCGCGATGTCAAGACGTTTGCCGCCACCCCGGCCGCCGAACGCCTCCACTGGGAAGCCGACTACCGGGGACCGAGCGCACTCGTGATCGGCTCGGAGCAGTACGGCCTGTCCGAGACCTGGCTGAAATCTACCGATGAGGCGGTCCGTATCCCGATGCTCGGTGACGCGGACAGCCTCAACGCGGCGATGGCCGCGGGTGTGATGCTGTACGAGGCCGTCCGCCAACGCTCAACCCGCCGACAACCGACAACCGACAACCGATAG
- the nfrA2 gene encoding FMN reductase [NAD(P)H], translating into MEFPDVVRHRRMVRNYTDDPVDPRAIDRIVAYAARAPSAGFTQGQSFIAVTDAQTRQAIADLAGESRYVAKGFDPWISRAPVHVVVCVSEEAYHRRYAEPDKASPGGREIEWPVPYWWVDAGASMMLVLLAAVDEGLAAGFLGVHAIPGLRDLLGIPESVFPIGVVTIGHPAPDQRSDSLLRGRRPIGEIFHRERW; encoded by the coding sequence TTGGAATTCCCTGACGTCGTACGGCACCGCCGCATGGTGCGCAATTACACAGACGACCCGGTCGATCCACGTGCGATCGACCGGATCGTCGCCTATGCGGCAAGGGCACCAAGCGCAGGATTCACTCAGGGCCAGTCATTCATTGCGGTCACGGACGCACAAACACGACAAGCGATCGCGGATCTCGCCGGAGAATCCCGGTATGTCGCCAAGGGTTTCGACCCGTGGATCAGCCGAGCACCGGTGCATGTCGTCGTTTGCGTGTCCGAAGAGGCATACCACCGCCGGTACGCCGAGCCGGACAAGGCGAGTCCCGGTGGCAGGGAGATCGAGTGGCCGGTGCCGTATTGGTGGGTGGACGCAGGAGCGTCGATGATGCTGGTGCTGCTCGCAGCCGTCGACGAGGGACTCGCCGCAGGGTTCCTCGGAGTGCATGCCATTCCGGGTCTCCGCGATCTGCTCGGCATACCCGAGTCGGTCTTCCCGATCGGTGTCGTGACGATCGGTCACCCGGCTCCCGACCAACGCTCCGACTCTCTCCTGCGAGGGCGGCGGCCGATAGGCGAGATCTTTCATCGGGAGCGATGGTGA